ATCTCCTACTTGTTTGCTTATATTATCAAGCTCATATTCTGTCATACCAGTTTGCGACAGTAATTGATCTATGGGCTGTAAATTCTGCTTCTTTGCACAGCTTACACATAAGCCTTCCTGAATTTGCTTCCCGTCTATAATTTTTGTTACAAACACAACTGCAATATTTTTATTACAAATGGAACATTTTATCATTTAATCACCTCTTCTTTTAATTCCAGTATATTCCTTCCAATATATATACTATATTATTTCCATAAATGTCCAACAATTTATTATTTAATCTTCTTTTTTATCTATATTAGTTTTTACTAGTATAACACAAGTACATTTCGAGGTCTAACCGATTTGCTTTTATTTTTTTGATTTTTGTCTTATATAAGTAGTTCATATTCTAAAAGACGAATAAACCTGAATTATAGTCCTAATATCTAATCTATACGACTCTAATTCAGGTTTATTAATGTGTAATTGTAACCATTTCTATTTAGAAATAAGTACGTTTTTAATAATTATTAAGCAAAGAATTTAAATATAGTTGTTATAAATGCTCCAATTATTGCTGATACAGGAATTGTAAATATCCAAGCATATACTATATTTCTTGCCAGTGCCCATTTTACAGCAGATAACCTTTTTGAAGCTCCAACACCCATTATTGATGTTGATATAACATGTGTTGTACTTACAGGTGCTCCGAAGTGTGTCATTGTTTCAATAACAATTGCTGCCCCTGTTTCAGCTGCAAAACCGCCAATTGGCTGAAGCCTGATCATGTTAACACCTATTGTTTTAATAATTTTCCATCCGCCTATTGACGTACCAAGTGCCATTGAGACAGCACATGCCAACATAACCCAAGGCTGAACTCCTGTATGGCCATTATTTAAATTTGCACCTATTAATGCCAGTGTTATTATTCCCATTGACTTCTGAGCATCATTATTTCCGTGAGAATATGCCATAAATGCTGCTGAAACTATTTGTAATTTAGAGAACCATTTATTTACGAACCTTTGAGAAAAAGGACGGAGTATCTTGTATAGAAATGACATAAACACAAAACCAATTACAAAACCTATTACCGGGGACGTAATTAATGGTATAACAACCTTGTCCAGTATACCTTGCCATTTTACTATGCTTAACCCACCTGAATATGCTATTGATGAACCTACAAGAGCACCTATCAACGCATGTGATGAACTACTTGGTATACCAAAATACCATGTAATCAAATCCCATATAATTGAAGCTATTAAAGTTGCTATAATTACATATTGTACCTTAATCATGGTACTATCAACCAGGCCGTTAGTAATAGTATGAGCTACCTTACTGCTCATTAATGCACCTATAAAATTAAGTACTGCAGACATTAAAATGGCCTGACGGGGTGACAAAACTCTTGTTGAAACTGAAGTAGCGATAGAATTTGCGGTATCGTGGAATCCGTTTATAAAATCAAATCCTAGTGCCAGTACAACAACTACTACTAATGAAACACTAAGCATTTTTCATAACAACCCCTTCTACTATATTCGCAACGTCCTCACAAGCATCTATGGTATTTTCAAGAAGTTCAAATATTTCTTTCCACTTTATAACTTCTACTGCGTCATGCTCAGTTATAAACAGGTTTGCCATTGCATCTCTGAAAATAGTATCAGCTTCATCCTCAACATTGTTTACTTCAATTATTTTGTTCTGGAGCTGTTTGCTCTTCTTCATATTTTTCATTTCAATCATTACATTTTTCAGCTCGCTTGTTGCTCTGACAATCAACTTTGTCATGGTAACAGCTTCGGGTTTTACAGACTTAACGTTATACATGCTAAACCTATGCGCAGCAGTTTCAATATCATCTGTAATGTTATCCAGTTCTTTTGCTATTGTGAAAATATCTTCACGGTCAATCGGGGTAATAAAAGATTGGTTAAGCTCATTTAGAATTTTATGGACATTACTATCGCATGCATGCTCAGTTCCTTCTATAGTTGAGATCTTTTCATTAACATTTACATAGTTTGTAGTTAAATCCTCAAGAAGTGATGCTGCTTTGCAAATAATCTCACATGTCTCAATAAAATAGTCAAAAAATTTCTCTTCCTTAGGTGTAATTCTAAACATTTATAAATTACCTTCTTTCGACAAAATATAACATTTTTACTATTTAATTATATAGCAATGTAAAATTTTTTACAACAAAGTTAACACAGAATTAACAAACCTTCTTAGTATTTACTACAGTTCTATAGATAATGTAATTTATTATTTTACATATTTTATTATATTATTTTTGATAGACAAGCTTGTACTTTTGGGTAATAATAAAAATATTTCCAAAGATAAGTACGTCAAAGTACCTATCTTTTGGAAATACTTAGTTATCACTGAAATTACTTACTTTCTATAATTTTGCTAAGATATTGTCCTGTATATGATTCTTTTACTTTTGCAATTTCTTCAGGAGTACCCTGTGCTATAATGGTACCTCCTTTGTTACCACCCTCAGGCCCCAGATCAATTATATAATCAGAAGTCTTTATAACATCAAGGTTGTGTTCAATAACTACTATTGAATTACCTGTATCTACCAGTCTGTGAAGAATATCTATCAATCTGTGAACATCAGCTACATGAAGTCCGGTTGTAGGCTCATCCAATATATACAGCGTATTTCCCGTACTTCTCTTTGATAACTCTGTAGCAAGCTTTACTCTTTGAGCTTCACCTCCCGACAAAGTTGTAGAAGGCTGACCAACCTTGACATATCCCAATCCTACATCATACAATGTTTGCAATTTTCTTTGTATTTTGGGGATATTCTTAAAGAATTCCAGTGCATCTTCTATAGTCATGTTAAGCACATCTGATATACTTTTACCTTTGTACTTAACCTCCAGAGTCTCCCGGTTATACCTTTTTCCCTTACAAACCTCACAAGGAACATATACGTCAGGAAGAAAATGCATTTCAATCTTTATAATTCCATCTCCACTGCAGGCTTCACACCTACCGCCTTTTATATTAAAGCTGAATCGTCCGTTTTTATATCCCTTCATCTTTGCTTCATTGGTGGAAGCATACACATCCCTTATAAGATCAAATACTCCTGTATAGGTTGCCGGATTTGATCTTGGAGTTCTTCCGATTGGTGATTGGTCAATATTTATAACCTTGTCAATATTTTTTAAACCTTTTATTGTTTCATGATTGCCCGGTTTGGCTTTGGCTCTGTATAACTGGTTTGCAAGGCTGTTATACAGTATTTCGTTAATTAATGTGCTTTTTCCGGACCCCGAAACACCTGTAACTGATGTCAATACCCCAAGTGGAATCTTGGCATTTATGTTTTTCAGATTATTCTGCTTTGCCCCTACAATTTCAAGCCATTTTCCATTTGGTTTTCTTCTGCCTTGGGGAACTTCTATCTTTTTGCGTCCGCTGAGATATTGTCCTGTTAGGGAATCCTCACATTTTAGTATTTCGTCCAGTGTTCCCTTAGCAACAACATGGCCGCCGTGGATTCCTGCTCCGGGGCCCATGTCAATGATATGGTCTGCTGCATGCATGGTATCTTCGTCATGTTCTACAACAATAAGCGTATTTCCAAGGTTCCTAAGTCTGTTTAAGGTTTTCAGGAGCTTTTCATTATCTCTTTGATGCAGTCCTATACTGGGCTCATCCAGAATATAAAGTACTCCCATCAAGCCAGAACCTATCTGAGTAGCAAGCCTTATTCTCTGTGCCTCTCCCCCGGATAAAGTACCAGCAGGTCTTGAAAGTGTAAGATAGTCCAGACCAACGTCAACGAGGAAGCCTATTCTGGCCG
This region of Clostridium sp. BNL1100 genomic DNA includes:
- a CDS encoding inorganic phosphate transporter; translation: MLSVSLVVVVVLALGFDFINGFHDTANSIATSVSTRVLSPRQAILMSAVLNFIGALMSSKVAHTITNGLVDSTMIKVQYVIIATLIASIIWDLITWYFGIPSSSSHALIGALVGSSIAYSGGLSIVKWQGILDKVVIPLITSPVIGFVIGFVFMSFLYKILRPFSQRFVNKWFSKLQIVSAAFMAYSHGNNDAQKSMGIITLALIGANLNNGHTGVQPWVMLACAVSMALGTSIGGWKIIKTIGVNMIRLQPIGGFAAETGAAIVIETMTHFGAPVSTTHVISTSIMGVGASKRLSAVKWALARNIVYAWIFTIPVSAIIGAFITTIFKFFA
- a CDS encoding DUF47 family protein, producing MFRITPKEEKFFDYFIETCEIICKAASLLEDLTTNYVNVNEKISTIEGTEHACDSNVHKILNELNQSFITPIDREDIFTIAKELDNITDDIETAAHRFSMYNVKSVKPEAVTMTKLIVRATSELKNVMIEMKNMKKSKQLQNKIIEVNNVEDEADTIFRDAMANLFITEHDAVEVIKWKEIFELLENTIDACEDVANIVEGVVMKNA
- the uvrA gene encoding excinuclease ABC subunit UvrA, coding for MIRDNIFIKGAREHNLKNVDVEIPRDKFVVITGLSGSGKSSLAFDTIYAEGQRRYVESLSSYARQFLGQMDKPDVDYIDGLSPAISIDQKTTSRNPRSTVGTVTEIHDYLRLLYSRIGIPHCPKCGKEIAQQTVDQMVDQIISFEEGTRIQLLAPVVRGRKGEYHKLIEDAKKDGFVRLRVDGQIVDINDEIKLDKNKKHNIEIVVDRLVVRGDIQKRLVDSLETVLRLSGGIVIVDVIGKEEILFSQNFACSDCGISIEELVPRMFSFNNPFGACQTCTGLGNLLKVDPELVIPDRSLSLTNGAINVTGWNIESEDAYTRMIFNALAKHYKFELDTPFNKLPGEVVDIVLYGTKGEKIKVDYEREYGKGSYMATFEGIINSIERRYHETQSESMKQYYEQFMSNNPCPDCKGARLKPESLAVTVGGKNIHEVSYMSVADTKEFFDNIELSERDKMIANQILKEIAARIGFLVDVGLDYLTLSRPAGTLSGGEAQRIRLATQIGSGLMGVLYILDEPSIGLHQRDNEKLLKTLNRLRNLGNTLIVVEHDEDTMHAADHIIDMGPGAGIHGGHVVAKGTLDEILKCEDSLTGQYLSGRKKIEVPQGRRKPNGKWLEIVGAKQNNLKNINAKIPLGVLTSVTGVSGSGKSTLINEILYNSLANQLYRAKAKPGNHETIKGLKNIDKVINIDQSPIGRTPRSNPATYTGVFDLIRDVYASTNEAKMKGYKNGRFSFNIKGGRCEACSGDGIIKIEMHFLPDVYVPCEVCKGKRYNRETLEVKYKGKSISDVLNMTIEDALEFFKNIPKIQRKLQTLYDVGLGYVKVGQPSTTLSGGEAQRVKLATELSKRSTGNTLYILDEPTTGLHVADVHRLIDILHRLVDTGNSIVVIEHNLDVIKTSDYIIDLGPEGGNKGGTIIAQGTPEEIAKVKESYTGQYLSKIIESK